From Nocardioides sp. HDW12B, the proteins below share one genomic window:
- a CDS encoding LysR family transcriptional regulator, with amino-acid sequence MIDPRLRVLRVVAERGTISAAAADLGYTPSAVSHQLRTLARDVGVRLLEPDGRNVRLTLAARTLIGHTDELLARWEEIRGEVQRAGGGGSLGQLRLAGFSTAASVLLPPVAAASRAAFPDSVVQITEADPEVCFELLLAEQVDLAVVVGTDPLPATNDGRFEQRPLLSDTLDLLVPSGHRLAEADGVTLADAAGEEWIMDRPGKPYHQLTVSACTAAGFTPSHAHRAVEWDTGAALVSAGLGVALIPRLARLPAGSDLVRVELHGRDAPVRHVRTSVRRGTSDQPEIRLALNELRRVAASVASPGRATYHQESLDV; translated from the coding sequence ATGATCGATCCGCGACTCCGCGTGCTCCGGGTGGTCGCCGAGCGCGGCACCATCTCCGCGGCGGCCGCCGACCTCGGCTACACGCCCTCGGCGGTCTCCCACCAGCTGCGCACCCTGGCGCGCGACGTGGGGGTGCGGCTGCTCGAGCCCGACGGCCGCAACGTGCGGCTCACCCTGGCCGCCCGCACGCTGATCGGCCACACCGACGAGCTCCTCGCCCGGTGGGAGGAGATCCGCGGCGAGGTGCAGCGGGCCGGTGGCGGCGGGTCGCTCGGCCAGCTCCGGCTGGCCGGGTTCTCCACCGCGGCGTCGGTCCTGCTGCCCCCGGTCGCGGCTGCCTCGCGGGCCGCCTTCCCCGACTCGGTCGTGCAGATCACCGAGGCCGACCCGGAGGTCTGCTTCGAGCTGCTGCTGGCCGAGCAGGTCGACCTCGCGGTCGTGGTCGGCACCGACCCGCTGCCGGCGACCAACGACGGCCGCTTCGAGCAACGACCGCTGCTGAGCGACACCCTCGACCTGCTGGTGCCCAGCGGCCACCGCCTGGCCGAGGCCGACGGGGTGACCCTGGCCGACGCCGCGGGGGAGGAGTGGATCATGGACCGCCCCGGCAAGCCCTACCACCAGCTCACGGTCAGCGCCTGCACGGCGGCCGGCTTCACCCCGTCCCACGCCCACCGAGCGGTCGAGTGGGACACCGGCGCGGCCCTGGTCTCCGCCGGCCTCGGCGTGGCGCTCATCCCGCGGCTGGCCCGGCTGCCGGCCGGCTCCGACCTGGTCCGGGTGGAGCTCCACGGCCGCGACGCCCCGGTGCGTCACGTCCGCACGAGCGTGCGGCGGGGGACCTCCGACCAGCCCGAGATCCGGCTGGCGCTGAACGAGCTGCGGCGGGTCGCGGCCTCGGTCGCCTCACCCGGGCGAGCGACGTACCACCAGGAGAGCCTGGACGTCTGA
- a CDS encoding MBL fold metallo-hydrolase: MALTVPLAEGIWRVPLIGDFTNGFLLRDADGQVTVLDMGLPFSGKRVMKALASIGSDPSDVTRLLLTHCHPDHAGGAAYVAERTGREVSVHADDADYVRTGTQPPTDPTVRTSLLARLLPQGGAPPAPVAEEPLRDGQVLDVAGGLEVVHTPGHSPGHCSYLHRDSGLLITGDAIFNVLGLRWPMKMLCSDFRMTQQTAHHLAELDYTTAAFTHGPEITDRPREAIRTFLAKAA; encoded by the coding sequence ATGGCCCTGACCGTCCCGCTCGCCGAGGGCATCTGGCGCGTCCCGCTCATCGGCGACTTCACCAACGGCTTCCTGCTGCGCGACGCCGACGGGCAGGTGACCGTCCTCGACATGGGGCTGCCCTTCTCGGGCAAGCGGGTGATGAAGGCGTTGGCCTCGATCGGGTCGGACCCCTCCGACGTCACCCGGCTGCTGCTGACCCACTGCCACCCCGACCACGCAGGTGGCGCGGCGTACGTCGCGGAGCGGACCGGGCGCGAGGTCAGCGTGCACGCCGACGACGCGGACTACGTCCGCACCGGCACCCAGCCCCCGACCGACCCCACCGTGCGTACGTCGCTCCTGGCCCGGCTGCTGCCCCAGGGCGGCGCGCCGCCGGCACCCGTCGCCGAGGAGCCGTTGCGCGACGGTCAGGTGCTCGACGTGGCCGGCGGGCTCGAGGTCGTCCACACGCCCGGGCACTCGCCGGGCCACTGCTCCTACCTCCACCGCGACTCCGGCCTGCTCATCACCGGCGACGCCATCTTCAACGTGCTGGGCCTGCGGTGGCCGATGAAGATGCTGTGCTCTGATTTCCGCATGACCCAGCAGACGGCCCACCACCTCGCCGAGCTCGACTACACGACGGCGGCCTTCACCCATGGCCCCGAGATCACCGACCGGCCCCGCGAGGCCATCCGCACGTTCCTGGCGAAGGCGGCCTGA
- a CDS encoding rhodanese-like domain-containing protein has product MVAEIDVDELDALLAGSDVELVDVREPAEFAQAHVPGARLVPLGTLQGALAELPRDRRLYVVCAVGARSAAAAEFLVAQGFDAVNVAGGTRAWVGAGKAYDQGL; this is encoded by the coding sequence GTGGTCGCCGAGATCGACGTCGACGAGCTCGACGCGCTGCTCGCCGGCTCCGACGTGGAGCTGGTCGACGTCCGCGAGCCGGCCGAGTTCGCCCAGGCCCACGTGCCCGGGGCGCGGCTGGTCCCGCTGGGCACCCTGCAGGGCGCGCTCGCCGAGCTGCCGCGCGACCGGCGGCTCTACGTCGTGTGCGCGGTCGGGGCGCGCAGCGCCGCCGCGGCGGAGTTCCTCGTGGCCCAGGGGTTCGACGCCGTCAACGTCGCCGGTGGCACCCGGGCCTGGGTCGGCGCAGGCAAGGCCTACGACCAGGGTCTCTGA